tctgttgtgggggtttgCATTTCCTATCTTTACCTCAGAGACAGGAGTAACCTTCTGGAGGTCTTCTGGACGGTGGACCCTTGACCCCCAGGCAgaaccccaggcaagaaaaactctagctactaaataagtattagacataataaacATTTATTCAAatagtcaaagaagccaatcagtaattattgaaatatcaacaaataaaatcccaatagagtataatatgtagcaaataaaaaaagagttttccctgggagctgtcaatatgtccaccgctagtgtaggcacattgagGCTCACCATCCTCAGTTCTGcttcctcttaaatactttttttcttcctttcttcattatcttaattagaattacccttcctacctaatgaatatgcatctttccagaacattCTGCTCCAGCACGTTCCATCAGtttctatcatttattccctcaAATTCTTTGACAGTCATATAAAGTATACGTTTTCATTTGATATGGGCTGACCTATGTCCTTGTTATGTACAGTCATCATACTAACCCCCTCCACCCTTTTGCTGAGCCTAcaaattttacccacacccacttACTTGTCCTTttaattgtttatctggatactgcaggtgtccttagtcataggagtctctggctcttagttgctgaccagcaacttatcacaaattagcttaggccaaatgtcaaaccacaaatttgcacagccttagaaaggtagttaccagaaaaaaaatacagttttatCGCTGTCTTACAATTCCagatctgctcccagctcaagaaaagcaaaatagctatattaaaataaaaactagaaatatgtatggtttgcaccttttgatggcctctatgataTACAGGTTTCATTAGGCTGATTACTATACTGAAAAAcagcttggttgaattggcagcctgtgcaatgcattgagagaaatactgtttcttggctgctgttaaggcttggcggtactttgccatgtgcttcctacagtttagtctgttttcatccaggcgagatttgcaccatctcctttccagtttccttcCTTcgtgtttaaggatccgaagttctggagaaaaccaaggtgagcatttgtgagtagggcataagaccttttttagcggtaccattttctctaaggtcttggctaattgTGTATTCCAGATGCCGACAACCTtgtcagctgtcgtttggtcttccttcctccttttttaatacatggaatatattttggcctgggcttccaggatggtatttttgaacagcattcttGCCTGATGTAAGTTTTTTACTTTCGCAGGTGCCCCTCTAAgtatttttttcaccgttctcattttatcatagtctcctttttgaaagttacatgctaacatattggatttcctgaatgtacttactccaaagccgatatcaaatctgatcatattatgatcactgctatcaagctgccccagcaccattacctcctgcatcagatcatgcgctccactagggactaggtctagaatttttccttctcttgttggctcctgtaccagctgctccataaaacagtccttgatttcgtcaaggaattttacctccctagtatgccctgatgttacatttacccagtcaatatctgggtaattgaaatcacccattattattgtgttgctcaTTTTGTTTGGAAATTTCTTAAACCTGCTGAACATAATGAAAACTTGCATACACACACGTCCTTCTCACAGCACATTGCTCCCCCACCCTTCAATACAGGTACctacctttctcctctcctgctgcatccttcccTTGTACATACACCCAAGTGTCTCTCCTTCTGTTGCTAAACCTGTGTTACTCCTGACACACACgacacccatttctctcctctcctcctgctgctgctgaccccctcccaccccccaagacCTCAcaggttcagcatctcttccccccccccccacacacacacatttatctgGCTCTAGCTCTTCATAGGGTCTCCAGAAGCAATTCCCACAAGCTACTTACAACTGACACCGATGCCTTTCCTCTGCTACATTACGCCaaggtgaaataggataggcaggggagagaaagcaatgctgaACAACAGACAGGAGTTAAACATTTTGATccgggggtgtagccagacttcggcgggaggggggtccagagcctgaggtgaggaggcacattttagcccccccccccccaacaaccctctcgaccccttctcccgccgccaacccgcaggacgtcagactcagaaactgaacgaagctttgcccgaaagaagaggaccttggctggcgggggttggggtcccccgccagcaaaggtaggtgacagcgatggcgggttggcggtgtgagggagggtcgagagggtcgtcggcaggggagtccagggacaaatctacgggggccaaggcccccgtggcctcacGTAGATACGCCTCTGTTTGATCatgattaaaaaatgtatttctagtttaaataaaagaaaaaaatgaatcgCATTAATAGTGCTCTAAATGCCTATCCCTAGTTTAAAGTACACagatttttgtttgtgtggtaaCTCTtccacagtgcttctcaacccagtgcttggggcacacccagccagttgggttttcgggatatctacaatgaagatGAATAAGTCTGTATACCAAGGATGTATTCTATGAAGATCTCTCTCAAGAatcatcattgtggatatcctgaaaaacagaaaGGGTGGGTTTGCCCAGCACTGCTCCATCAGAAGTGGAGACCCCACTAATcctaagtatttttatttttcaaacaggTCAGTTACTTtggaaaataacacaaaaccctgcaaaaaggcactcaaaacctatacaggaaacttaccaaaccataatagcCCTAATCCACATATGAAGCCAGGCCCTAGAGCAATGTTTCCCAAATGGATcctagagtacccccttgccagtcaggttttcagaatatccacaattaatatgcataaacttgatttgcatacactgcctccattttacgtaaatttattttatgcatattcattgtggatatcctgaaaatctgactagaaagggggtactccaggaccgacttgggaaaaaCTGCTTTAAAGCACCAAAataacctgctactgggaaactggaacaagatagACTGttatgttgtgggggggggacGACCGAAAGGCATGGCAAGAATAAATATGACTATGCAAGGTTATGTTATGCAGTaaaatcatcccgcaaatatctcaatctgcacttccccagctgcaaaggactgaaatacaaactgacacatgccaccaccttttcctacttgagcacgcagatgtggaatgatctacctacagacctgaaagctattaacgaagtaactaacttccgcaaatctctgaaaactcatctcttccaaaaggcctacaaggaaaatacatagcctacaaactacttcaacaaatcacacaattaccacagctcacctctaacttacctaacacttccctgtctatcctcccttacccaatctttaaacagcaAGAATTGTACTTGTCATAATGAAACgactatgcttatcttctcttaccaacattcaaactataagaaatgtacctgttaacacaaaatgattatgtcataaccacactctataagccactttgagcctacaaataggtgggaaaaggtgggatacaaatgcaataaataaataaaatgttgtaTCAGGCTGTATTGTCATATGGCTGGTGAGATATGGctgtttgtgtttgttttcatAACTGCctttaataaaaacattgaaaTATATGTGCGCGTGTGAAAGCCATGTgtaactttttttccagctgcAGGTACTATGGACATGCCTCCACAACGTGCTTcagcctttttaaattttgttctaTGACAACGTTTTCACAGTGCTGTTATGTGCGGGATACATGCACCTGGCATATTTAACACatatgaggagtagcctagtggttagagcactggtcttgcaatccagaggtggccggttcaaatcccgctgctgcttcttgtgatcttgagcaagtcacttaacctccattgcctcaggtacaaacttagattgtgagccctcctgggacagagaaatatccagtgtacctgaatgtaactcacctcaaaaaaggtgcctgtactcaaatgctaggccaccgtTCAGGAGTAgggtgatcgctgagggacccaccccacaatagccaggccccctgcaaccaagtcacagaatctatgacaaggcagaattggtgtgtagagcctgaactctttcattaaaacttggggaccttgggtcaattttagcagacaatggaaaaggtgccggtactcagtaccccctcaaaaaaagccctggctactactgaaaaaggtgtgagcaaaatctaaataaataacaatatgtGGAAATACTATTAAAATATGACAGCAGACTGCTCCACTGAGAAGTTGCTGTCATGCTAAATCAGCTCCAGACCTCCTGGAAAATTCTGCATGGCAAAGGTAGGTGCTTCTTTCTGCACATCACTCCAGGAAACAGCTGTGCATCacttggaatgctcattttaatactaatcagctcattataatacatttgcataggattatcaatGGCTGCTACCACAAATGGTAAAATCGATGCAGaactcctttgtgcattacttgctaaaTAACGTGAACACTAAACTGGCTAGGACCAGTCTAAACCGGACGTTGCTTgcagcacggtaagctttgtgcatcaggccctgaGTGTGAAtggttagaaaaataaaaatttgagtGAAGTCGTGTGGTagctatgttagtccacttttaaaagtaataaataaaaataaaacaaaacacagaacagattctttttttattggagtaaatttaatacattgtttgattagcttttgaaggtaacaccttcttcagatcagaaataagcaaatgttgacgaatatcagaatatataagtaaaacataaaaGTATTCTAataacagtctcacaggaagagggtggggtgggtttggtgagaaacagggagagctgggtgagtgagagacagggaaagatggatgggtgataagagggtgacaaaacagCATAATtccatggtttataatgggacagaaaacccagatctttgttttgtcctgtctggtgggtgtcaaaatgaaatattttgacacctgaCAGGactaacaaagatctgggttttctgtcCCATTAAAGACCATAAAAAtatactgttttgtcaccttcttatcacccatccatctctccctgtctctcagctGGGAACTCAGTTTACCTTGAaattcccatgtaaatgtttgataagATATAAGGGTGTGaagtgggttttttgtttttgtatccaTCACAATTGTCTTCCTTCTTATACGATAATGCTAGTTTCCTCCTCACCACTGGGGGTTACATAATCTAAGATATTTGGAGTATTGTCCTATTTATCTACTATAATTAGTGACAGGGTTTTTCAATCACTTAATTTTCTTCCTCAATAATTGTTCATGATTCCTTTTGATTTATGAAGGCTCCTTCCCAATTTCTTTGTGAACCGTAAATTATGTAAACATCGTGAATATTATCATTTTTCCTTGTTATTCAtttctttttattatatttttatgtttagtATTGCTATGTTTAATAATTGTATTAACAAGTTTATCTTGgctgtatatataaatataaaatatattttatgtaagAAACAATGATATGGTACATCATGAATTTTCAAGATCAGTGTCACATAGGTCGTTTTTGACATCTAAAGACAACCGTCATTTGTGGAGCCTTGTAATACTATATCATTTTTTTAGACCAATAAATGGTACCAGCACCTATTGCACTGAAGcacaataaaaatacatatctcactaaggggtccttttactaaggtgcactaaatggATTTAGTGTGAGGTAATGATTAGCATGGGCTAAATGATAAAAtgaccattatattcctgtgggcgtcttatttatttatgcattcttggaTCCCACTGTTAtcaaaaaacaagtttcggttcaaagtggcttacaaattacaTTCTGGTTAACAGTTACAGTATTGGTTTACATTTTACAGATTCACTTGAATTGGATTGCGGGAGTATATGTGAGTCAGGTTGTTCAGTGAGAGAGCAGAGGTGGTACTCTGAGAGGTGATGCCGTGGTTAGTCATGACAGCCAAGATAGGTGGTGCAAAGGATGCACACCTGCCACATTATCCTCAGGTAACAGGTCTCCGCTCCAGGCTGCTGTTCTTCTTTTGTAAGTGGTACAGCACCGAAAAGGGAGACTGAGAGGCAGTAAAAGTTAAACTTAACAGTACCTGTGCTGTGGCAGGGCCAGTTCTCCCCCTGCTCCTGTCACGGTGAATGCAGATCAGTCAGTGCTGGCGCGACCTTACACTCCTGCCAGGGCTCGCAGGAACTCTTGTGGTGTGCACTGGTCTCTAGGGGTGAAATCTCTCTATTTTGTGGGCTTCTCCGGATGTCGGCTTCCTGCGAGTCCATCTTTGTTGTTTCCAGGTTCATCAAGCGGTTCCTGTGAGCATTTCGGGTCAGCTTTTGTTGTTACCAGGCTCACCACTTGGTTCTCAGTTTGGAGCAGGCAGCTGATGGAAAGTAGCTTTTGGCTTGAATCTACCCTTATCTtatcacttagggcctcttttactaaggtgtgctagtgttattagtgcgtgctaatatttagggggcggcgggggcgctAAATgttaggaatatatggatgctaatgtttagtgcacactaaaaacgctagtgtgccttagtaaaagatccccttagtttgtgtgcgctaaatctgttagcacatcttagtaaaaggaccccttaacgatTCCATTCGGGAGAAAACTAAGCTTTAGCTACAACACCTTCCTTTAATCCTTCCCCCACCTCACTTACCCTCTATCAGAGCTGGCTTTATGTATAAGCATTAATGAAACCTATGTGCCCCGTGTACGTAAAAATGACAGCATTTCTaatcttttattttctattcctagtTCCACTGTATTAGCACCAGGGTAAAACTGtttatgagtagtagtagtaaactctgACACTTCTTGCCACGCTCAACATGGCCAAAAAGCTGCGTTACCCCACCTATTCGCACTTCCGGTTTGTTCCTTTTTTAACACTTGCGACAGGCAGGCTCTGCGTTTACTGTGTCTCCAGCTTCGCGACGCGTTCGCTATGTTCCTGTTTGTGTAGGTGAAATCGATGAGTTCGGTGTTTGGCTGTCTACGACTGTGGTGGTGTCATCGATCGATCAAGGAAGGTTCTGTTCATTCAAGATGGCGACCAGCAGGCGGTTGATGAAGGTAACAGGGAAATAGggtgaaaaaaaattagaaaaatgaatttgaaaagaagcttaaaTATGCTCAGAACCTCTTCAGAGAAAGCTTTAATAGGTCGAGCAGTCCGTTAAAGTTCTCATAGAGTTGGTGGCTATGTAGACTGGTGCTGACCCTTTAGATGTTGTAAATAAGTATTTTCTTCTTGGAGTCGATTATATATATTAGTTTAACACCTTCgtgtgtttatatttttatttaagtaAAAATGgcgttaattttttattttaaaatgttttcagtgCATTGTGTTTTGTCTATTTCCTTAGAGACCTTTTTGCatagattaaaaataaataaatcttggaaAGGAAAATAGTGAAAGAACGGATACGATTAGGAAGTTTGTAGTTAAACGAATTTCATTATAATCGAAGTGTTGGGGAAAGTTTTaatgtataataaaaaaaaaataaaccaggaAGTAGGTCATCAAATACATTTTATTTGGAATCCGGGAACATAAAGTAACAGAAAAGTAGTGAAGTTTGTGGAATTTAAAAGACAGTTTATTAAGGATTGACTTTTTGTggtgaaagaaaatagaatggggAAATAAGTTGCTTTCACTTTCACTTTTGCTCCACCCTGGACTTAGTTtcaatttcctttatagaataaatttCTGGAAATAATTTAACTATCCTTTTTGTGatgatgataaaacatgatatggtattttagttatttttctctctctctctctctcttttttttttttaaataagcacGTAGTTCCTGAAAGATGGAATTTGCAAAGTATTCCTTTAGGGAAACTGAATTTCAGCAATTGAGCTTTTGTGATAATAGGTCCGTCTCTGTGGCAGATTAAAGCAGCACATTCTAAGTGTTTcaacagtcttgattatccaaccttTGTTAATCCGACCATCCAGCGTATCCGACAGACCCCTCCCCGATGATGTCATCACTTTATTTCAGTTAAAAATCTttgggaacaatttttgaaaatcgtgAGCGCTATACCTTTGTTCATGGAGTGTTTTCCATAtttatctgacttttcatttatctaataaTGGGTCTGTCCTGTTTAGTCAGACTGTAATTTAACCGGAAATTTTGGCAAACTTTGTGGTGTGTTTAGCGTATCTTTAATAAAATGTTCAAATGACAGGCACTTGGTACAGCCTTATTATTAGATCTAAAATGCAGGATAATTGGAGGCCCCTGTCATTAGCAGGTCAAATTCTGTGCTTTCTTGTAGGCTTTTTTGGTATCCCAAATGGTATAGGCGTGAGCCCTATCCCAGAGAGCTATCGGGCCTACTTAGTAAAGATTTTCGCCAGTTTTGGGTCAGTGGGGAAAATGCTTGGTAAATAGTACTTTAAGTAGATACAAAGTAGACCCCAATATAACAAGACCACTTATAATGTAATCAAGAATTGGCCCTTGCTAtggttttttaaatttattttatacaTGATATAATGTAGATTCACTTATTTGAGATCTTGTACCCTCAACATCCATGTTATATGGGGTTTATGGTGTTTTGAGAGAAAGTACCAGAAGTCTCCTGGTTTCTAACCACTGTGTCATCTGCTCTCCTTTGACACACCACATTCCGTTTTGTCTGACAAGATGGAGAAACAAAGTTCTTTTTGATCCCCGAGCCTGCGAAAGTAACACTTCTTCCATATGAAATCAAGGTTTCAAAAGTACCAGAAGGCTCCTGGTTTCTAGCCACTGTGTCATCCGCTGTCCTTTCTGACACACCATGTTCTGTTTCGTCTGACAAGACAGAGAAACAGTTCTTCCTGATCCCCAAGCCTCCGAGAATAACACTTCTAAATCTCAGAATTCAGTctaactctcctgtcttccacagtccttcctgcaatagaaaatgtctccTTAGAGGATGTGCTGGCAGTAGGAATGTACAGGATTCCCCAtgaaaattttgctagttgtgggcagcatgtttgcttgtttttcaaaaaaaaaaaaatcaaaatatctgcatcactcaaaaggcttcaaagtagaaaatgacgcatccccgtgtcattctctagttgtcACTTCTTGTTTTGTGCTTTTAACAGACCTAGCTCTAGATAGGTAAAAATAACTGCACTTTCTGTATGTACAAGCGATAGTGACTGTACCTAATGAACTGGTAACGACATGGCCTTTTTTGGTAATTGACTGTTTGGCCCTTTCATGAATGTAGAGTATGCTGTTTGTGTCCCAGCTGGCACTGATAGGTCTCTCGTGAGGAAGCTGTTACTGCTGCAGCCCCATCTCCTCTGTGGGCTGACTTGTAGTcatatgctatatatatatagtgacagTATTGTGTGTGTGCTTTGATTGTAGGAGTTGGATGAGATTAAGGTTTCGGGTTTAAAGTGCTTTCAGAATGTCCAGGTGAACCCCTCTAACATTCTGCTGTGGAATGGACTGCTTGTCCCGGTAAGTTCTGGTTAGGGAATTTTTATTTCAAGGATTAATTTAGAAGGAAGTGATGTTGGTGCTAGAACATGTGACAGTTTGGTCTTTATTCTTTTGCCTTCTTTTACAGAATAATCCCCCGTACAATAAGGGTGCGTTCCAGATTGAAATAAGCTTCCCAGCTGAGTATCCCTTTAAACCGCCAAAGATCACCTTTAAGACTAAGATCTATCACCCCAATGTGGACGAGAAGGGTCAAGTGTGTCTGCCCATAATTAGCGCAGAGAACTGGAAGCCTGCAACTAAAACCAACCAAGGTACTGGTGGTGGGGCATGGGGTAGAGAAGTCAGTCTCCCTCCTTTTGTATCTGTGTCTTTCATTCCCTGTACTATTCCCCTCTGTCTTTGCTCTTTCTCGCCTATCCTTTCCTGTGTGTcccctcatgttttttttttctatctatcCTCCCCTGAGTCCATGCTTAGTTGTGGGCACAGGGTAGAAGACACAAGTTGtaggcagctttttttttttctttttaaggagGCACCTATACAGGTGTTCTGGTACTGGAATTTACAAATTGGGGAGACTTAAGAATAAAGAATATTAGACTCTtgtaagatatagtggaactagagaAGGGCCACAAATGAAAAAGATGGATACCTTCTTATGAAGAGAGACTAAATAGGGTAGGGTTTTTCAGCTCAGTAAAGAGATGACTGAGAAGAGCATATGATACAAGTTCATAAAATCAGGAGTGGGGTAGAACAGGGAATGATGATGTAATCTTTCAAACACTAAAAcaagaggacactccatgaaaatTAATGGCAAGCCTATTGAAAACAAACATTGGACTGGCCTTCTGGCTAGGTGGAGTATAactttaaaaattaaattgtAGAAACTGTTTGGTTGTGTAGTTTTTAAACCAGAGTGTATTGGAGGAGGTGGCCAAGGGATTTAGCATAGTAGGGCTCAAAAGGTTTTcagaagttcctggaagaaaaatcaATAAATTGTTTATTGCCAGAATTTCTATATTGTAATTGTTCACATACCATGGAGGTTTACATCACAAAAGATTTCTAATTGGACAGTAGAAAAAAGTTGAGAGAAGCTAGAAAAGGAGGGTGGTAGTTTGTTCTAGCGGCAAGGCATAGACCCTTCACAGATAGGCAGCAgataatgtaaaacaaaaatctgTTATCACAGATCTGGTATGCAAGTGTAGGCTTAAATGTAACCAAGTTAATTTCACACAAAAAGGAACTTTACTCTCCCAGCTTCATTAACTCACTCTTGCACTCACAGTGACCGCTCTCAACAGGCTCACTTCAATATCAGGATTTTCGGTATTCATTTAGATGCCAGGCTATCCTTAGAGTCATAGGTTAATAATTTGCTTCAAATATCTTTCTTTTATTATGTGTAATCTTGTGTACCTAAATATTTTGAACAGAAACAATTTTGTTTAATAGTACAATCATTAGTTTTGATCCTTCCTTCTGGATTATTGTAAATGTCATCTATTTGGGCAGTTATAAACAGTTATTTAGGAGGCTTCAGTCTTCAAAATATGGCCCTAcgtttgatttaattctttgaaGAACATTGATAGCatatttagcttttttttttttaatgaaaagtcATTTGCTTCCTGTATGTGCCAGGGCTCTAAATGTATTTGCTCAATATACAGGGTCATGCTCTGTGGGGCTCCATTATTAAATCATTTTGTATTCCAAGATAAGTCTGTTACTTTGTTTACTTTTCTATCACTATCActaaagaatatgaagagatcCAAATTTCAGGCAGCTAGATTGGATAAAGATGTTCAGACATTTTTGCTCTTGGCTACTAATTAGTCATTTTAGAAGTCTAATGAAGACATActtatttagaaaatatgttATGAATTTTAAAAAGTAATCTTATCTGGTGGGCTAAtaagactaaggggctcattttcaaaagagagaaatgtccaaaaagtgtcataaagcaccatttggatagatttcttctcaaaatgtccaaatcggtatttttgaaatctgttttgcagacatctatgTATTTCATTTGCAGTGCATCCAATGGGGGCATTCCAAAGTTGGGATTAGGGCGTGCCAAACACTTGGGACAttctacagccataatggaacaaaaccaaaacatctggggtgaaaacttcaatgttttggtctagacctgcttttctaacaaataagacattaaaaaggtgcccttaatgaccagatgaccactggagggattcagggatgacccctctccacccccaaaaaatgggaATAagaatagtacttaccagcctgtGACACTCGGATGTtatagcagcatgcaggtccctggagtagtctagtggtgggtgcagtgcactgtagacggctggacccaggcccatacctcctccttaCCTGTCacatgtggtggaaactgtgagccctccaaaactcactagaaacccactgcacccacatattgATGCCCCCTtgacccataagagctattgtagatATATAGTAGTTAAATTGATGGAGAGTATGGTGTGCAAACAACTAATGGATTACATAATAATTCTCATTACTGCATGAATCACAGTTAGGATTCTGCCTCTTACACAGTACGGAAATTGTACTAGTCGCTCTTCTgacaaaattcaaacatgaaattgcaatAGATAAGTGttttcctcctccaattcgacatatcgAGCGCCTTCGACATGATAAACCACAGTATACTCTTGCGTTTACTTGATCACC
This genomic interval from Microcaecilia unicolor chromosome 1, aMicUni1.1, whole genome shotgun sequence contains the following:
- the UBE2L6 gene encoding ubiquitin/ISG15-conjugating enzyme E2 L6; amino-acid sequence: MATSRRLMKELDEIKVSGLKCFQNVQVNPSNILLWNGLLVPNNPPYNKGAFQIEISFPAEYPFKPPKITFKTKIYHPNVDEKGQVCLPIISAENWKPATKTNQVIQSLIGLINEPEPDHPLRADLAEEYSKDLKKFLKNAEEYTRKFSEKRPSE